DNA from Phragmites australis chromosome 16, lpPhrAust1.1, whole genome shotgun sequence:
GTTCAAGGGAGAGGACAGGGCGGGGTCGGAGATGCCGTTCAAGACGGCTCACGGCATGACTATGTGGGACGCTTTGTGCCATGATCCACAATTCAATGAGGTCTTCAACACTGCGATGGCATCCGATAGCCAACTTGTGTTGAACTTTGTTGTTACCACCCGAGGCGATGTGTTCGATGGCATAAGCTCGTTGGTCGACGTCGGTGGAGGGACCGGCAGCGCGGCAAGGGTCATTGCTGAGGCTTTCCCTCATGTCAAGTGCTCGGTGTTGGACCTCCCGAACGTGATCAGTAGCATCCAGCCGGTTGATGGCGTGGTTGAGTATATTGCAGGTGATATGATGGATTCCATCCCACCAACTGATGCCGTTCTGCTTAAGGTATATACTTATGGTCATTCGTCATTAAAAGTTTAAAACCAAGGcaataaatatatttcttttgtaACTAGAGCGTCTAATAATAAGTGATTGCAGTATGTGTTGCATGACTGGAATGACGACGAATGCGTGAAGATCCTAACTCAATGCAAGAAGGCTATTTGTTCTCGAAACCCAGCCAGCGGAAAGGTAATAATCATAGACACAATCATTGGATCTCCTTCCAAGGCCATATTCGAAACCCAGGTCTCGGTGGATTTGATTATGATGGTGCTAACGTCGGGCAAGGAGCGTGAAGAGCACGAGTGGCACAAGATATTCATGGATGCAGGGTTTGGCCACTACAAGGCAAAGCCTGTTATGGGGTTTCTATCCATCATTGAGTTGTATCTGTAGCTggaaaataacaacacatacTCGTATTAGCTGGAACATGTGTTCTTCAACTTCCAGTACAGTCTATGTTGCAAAGTAATTTGTGTGTACTTCCATTCTATGTTGCAAAGTAATATCATTGTGTTGTTCCATGTCCACATGATAATACCGGTACTTAAGCTAAAGTCTCTTGTTCTACTTTGATGGTCTCTGCGATATGATATTGTCTAGTGCGCTGTGCGGTGCCTCTATATAGTGGACTGCCTATGCCAaattatcaaaattttaaaaaagagaagtaaattttataatacCCCAGGATTTATAGTCCTTGTATAAAAAACCATAGGTTTCTTGGCTTGTGCCACATACCTCATGTTTTGTGGTACTAGCGTTTCATAAACCCCATCCTTCACAAACTAACTAACATCTGCCATGTGGGTCCCATTGGTAGCCATAACTGGTTGCTCCTTCCACTAGGGATACTGACCTGGACCTCCATTGACATGCTGGATCAATCATTCACTGGATTGGTTTGAATCAGGTTTACACAGGCTTCGCAGTTCGCTCCGGACCAGAGAAACAGCCGGGGGAGGCCCACGGCGGACGCCGCCCTCGTCCCTCCGCTTGTACACGCCATAGCTCCTCTCGCGACTAGAGCTGGGACTtggaccgtgccgtgccgcgcGGGCAGACACGGTCTTAATCATATCGTGTTTCGCGTCACGTCGTGTCATATTTATTAGGTATGATTAGCCCACCCTGTCCTGTCATGTTAGCACGAGTTAATTTTATGAAGGTCTAAGCATGGCTCTCGACATGTTGTACCGTCGTTATGCTGTGCTGATTCAGACACAGTCCTGCTCTATATCATCTGACAATATATATTATCTCTTACCATCTCACACTTGTGCCTCTCATACTCACACATCTCTCTTATGCTCTATATCACCTGAcaatgtttacatatttatctcttatcatTACACACTTATGTTTCTCatgcttacatatttatcttttatcatctttCACTAAACAAACAGAGTCTTAATATCTCACAGTTTGTATCAGAGAGATTAGAAgataaatacataaaaaagatCATATAGATTGTGTCGTGCCCTTTTTATACCGTGTCGACGGACATGCCATGCCGGCACGCCCACCGTATCAAAATCCTAAGCATAGCACTGTCCTCGTGTCGTGTCATACCGACTGAGCCCAAAATATTTTATATCATACCGTGCTTTGAACCATACCAAAACGTTATGCCGTGGGCAACACAAGAATAACGCGGcccaaagtcccagctctaCTGGCGACCCTGTCCGCGTGCCTGTGAGTGCAATCGCTCCTTGCCACAACCCATTGttgcaggagcatcaaaggccgCCGATTTGGTTTGAAATTGTTGGCGGCGAACGGCGGACAAGTGCCGACGTCTATATGTGGATAGGTCGTGAAGTGAGTTTGCATATTTGTTGGATGCGAATGCGATAGGTTTGGGTGCAGGTTTTTTTGTTGCTATGTCATTTGTTTTGATCGGTGATGTTGCGAATTCTGTTGGACGAGGACGATATGGACGAACTACATATCAATTAGAGCTCAAtagcaatctattttaattggtttgatagaaaacatgagctaatatttaattaaaattctctaaaaaaccTTATAAactctagtaatttttaatatctcaaataaatttctaaaaaattgaaaaaatccactatattcttcttatatgatgtactaatttataaaaatatttttaacctaggttatttggtaaaaaaataagttcctttataatactctatttatatacatttttattatttcatatgatattctctttttaattcaatttaaattcaaacaaatttaaacTTACACAAAATCAAGCGGTAAGTCCAACCTTCCAActcagctcatccaattcatCAAAACAAACAGAAAACTAGCCCATCCTATCTATTCTAATCTCattaaccaaacagaaaactgactCATCTAGTCCATactaaccaaatagaaaatcgAATCATTCCATCTTAAAAAATAGGAATGATCATATCTCATCTAACATcgtcctccaaccaaacacaccctaaatcATTGTGAGCTATTCGATCTCAAATGGACCGATAAAATTTAATGCTATAATGACCTATGGACAATAAAgtgatacaatattttttagtgAACAGTGAATATAAACAGCTTAGCTCCTCGCATAACGCACCGTGCGCCTCTAACTTCACCCAATCAGACTATCTGGATCCCAGCCCCGACCTAACCAGACATTATTGAGATAACTTCTTATTTATTATCACAAGATAAGATAATTTCCTCTATACTACATCATAAAATAAACTTTCTTATTTATCACTACTTTTAATTTTTATTGACTAAAAACATTTTTTATTGActtataaaaaaacatatttatctTTAGAGAAGGACGGCGGGCTCGGCAGTGGCGGCCGGCGAGTCGTAGTACCTATGATcttcacaaataaaaaaaatttctctATATTATTAGCGTCGCTTCGTACTGTTGTTTGTCGTGCGCAGGCAATGGTGACCATCATGATGGGCTGTGACTGGACAGGTCGTACACGTATGTCGTAATGCCGCCGTGGCGAATGGCGCGGCGCGCGGTTTCTTGGCGACGAAGCGGTGGTTGGTCTACTAAATACGGCGACATTTTTGGTCGCTTTCTTTGGCTCCTCTCGCAGATTCGGAGAGGTTTTGTCGTGGAAGAGTGGACGTCGCGTTGGTTTGCAATGGAAGAAACGCAGGAGGCACGCACATCGTCCCAGAACGCTCGCTCGTCCGCTAACCACCCAATGGTCCGAGATACTTTTGAAATTTAAGAGCACAAGTCTCATTGTAATTTGTGTGCGTGCGAGAGAGAGTCTTGACTTTAGGCTGCACTGTAAAAGCATAAAGTTGTAAAAATTTCTCCTTACAGGTATGCGCTATAATAAATTTTCTTCATATGTGTTAACTTTGAAGAATAATTAACTACATGATGAAAAGGCTATTTATGTATTGTAAATGTGCtgcactatttttttaaaaccctAATACAATACGTAGAGCTTAGATATTGATGAAGTCACCGTATACGTCTCGTCGTTGACGGTTACGTCATTTAGCACTAAAAGAAAAATTCTACCTtagaaaaacatataaaaagTCAGTCTTAAGTTTGATTCCTGCCTGGATCAACCCTGGAGGGGGGCAAGCGGGGTGTCCATCTCGAGCCCCCAAAATCTAGTGGCCCCCTCCCATATCGTGCAAGTGCATGAGTTTTGACCTTTGGTTATACTTAAtcacacataattttaatacgtagacgacagtaatacaaacttaacaaaatttgtttaatattattttagttttagatatttttctgtgcattttagattatttcaaccgatttatcaatataactattatacctttcgctatttttctaaaatttcctaAAAATTATATTAGACATGTAAATATACgaatacgtatatatacatatatatatcaatatatatacatatatatatcaatatatatacatatgtacatacGTAGGACCCACATAAACAATACCTACAGTACCCTGGACATAGAATCACTCTAATTCTTAGAGatttaatatatagtattgattAATTACTATAGCAGCTCCAATATTTAATTTCTTAACCTGCTGATCATCTTAACCGGTCGAACGCAATCCCCACACCGGTGATACCTACCCACACGTAGATTCACGGGGACGTGGCAAACTGGCAACCACGGCAATGACCGTGGGGCCGACGCCGAGTGGTCGCAAGTGGCCGCGTGATGGCTGAGGGGACTACACGAGTGACGGCAAGAGGGTGTGCGATGGCTGGGGGAAGCAAGATATCGATAACGAGGGGCTGACAGCGAGAGGGGCTGTGAGGGGGCGGAGTGCACACGTGTTGAGCCGTGACCAAAGGCTCTATGGTAGTCGGGTGCGCTCGACTGACAGCAAAGACTCAATCTAAGCAGAACAAACTTAAGAGGAAAAATATCCAGCGTGTGAGTGGATGTCCATGTTAGAGTTGGTTTGGGATAGTTTAGCTTTAAAATTTTCTGGAGTCCATATCTCTAACTTTATCTCAAGCGGAAGCTAGaactatgaaaaaattaatgatCTTTGATTGAGatatcttattcttattttaaaccgaaaatatatatttaaatcactttattttatcttataaactctaattttttataaattttagaacTGAAGTTTTGTGGAACAAAATCTATACACAAGAAGCCTGTTTCTTCTCGAAACCCAGCCGATGGAAAAGTAATAATCTTAGACACAGTAGTCGGATCTCCTTCCAAGGCCATGTTCGAAGCCCAGGCCTCGGTGGATATGTTGACACTGGTGATGACGTCAGGTAAGGAGCGTGACGAGCACGAGTGGTGCAAGATATTCATGGATGCACGATTTGGGCACTACAAGGCAAGGCCTGTTATGGGGTTTCTATCCATCATTGAGCTGTATATATATgtcactatatgaaaaaaaaaatgaaggatAATAGATGGTAATCGTTTTTAGTGACGGTCCGTATTCGTTATTTTGAACTCGTAACTGATAAGTTGTTATTGGTGACGGATTAAGACTCATCATCAATTCAATCATAGATGGTGGGTTACAAATCGACTCgtttgtagcgaaaatgatcatattaaatcataattgtgattttggtgattaataataatatagtcaataggactaacatgtttgtcaagaatatatgttagtaggtcttatggatacaatacatgaagaaatcacCATAGCCGAGACAAAGTCGAACTAAATTAGAGAAGTcacaggaagatttgcctcaccggatggttcggtgctttgagcgttgaactcaccagagcatatttggcaaaggggAGAGATACAtgaagacctcatcggaaggtccagtgataaaaaaagatacacaccagagcattttatccagagaaggttgtagccattgaagttgaagatcaaagcaccggtTGGTtcgatgatcaatatgttgcacACACTagataatgaatagtgcaaatagacagaaggagttcaacacaccagaaggtccggtgtatGTGTTGTATATACCGGAGGCTTAACACCTGACTAATTTACATAGGgtgccaagtgttgaagaatgaagttcaaggcacatgatggtccggtgatgg
Protein-coding regions in this window:
- the LOC133894829 gene encoding 5-pentadecatrienyl resorcinol O-methyltransferase-like, with the translated sequence MATFSSSELLQAHTELWNIGISYLKPIALRCAINLGIPNAIHNCGGSASLADLLAVVPVPEHRKPYLRRLMRFLAATGIVTLDVPSADGCTTEEASATGVYHLTPMSRLLVDDVDVHGCINDLSSFVLLCTTKYHIMASMHLSAEWFKGEDRAGSEMPFKTAHGMTMWDALCHDPQFNEVFNTAMASDSQLVLNFVVTTRGDVFDGISSLVDVGGGTGSAARVIAEAFPHVKCSVLDLPNVISSIQPVDGVVEYIAGDMMDSIPPTDAVLLKYVLHDWNDDECVKILTQCKKAICSRNPASGKVIIIDTIIGSPSKAIFETQVSVDLIMMVLTSGKEREEHEWHKIFMDAGFGHYKAKPVMGFLSIIELYL